TGCCCGGCACATCGTATGTTTTGGAAGCTGGTCTCCCATTGGTCATACCCGTGGATGCCATACATCATGATCCCGACATTTACCCCGAACCGGATAAATTCGATCCGGATCGTTTCACACCCGAAGCCATCGAACAGCGTCATTCAGCTGCGTATTTAGCCTTTGGTGCCGGACCAAGGAATTGCATCGGACTGCGTTTTGGTGAAATGCAATCTTTGGTGGGTTTGGCTGTTCTGCTCCAGAACTTTAAGTTCTCGCCAGCCAAGGAAACAGAGATACCACTGCAGATCAATAAGACGAGTTTCTTTCTGCAATCACGTGGCGGTATTGTGCTTAATGTGGAGAAGGTCTAACTTCAAACATTTCCgtattatgttatttacatacgtatgtattcCCTTTAGCTTTAAGTCTATGTATGCttgaacaaaatatatatgtgacTAATCAGTAAATTGTTGAAGGGCTTATCATTTGGTCGAGTCCCCAAAATGTCAGTCATTGTgttgtaatattttgtatttgggTTGAAGCATGAAGCAAACTAGTCGCAACTCAATTAATGTTCACCCAACTATTTGACTTTTGTTCCATTAATATGCTAGCAGTTCCCTTTCCTCTTGCTGTCGAtgtgataaataaattatcacaCACTTCAACAGCTGAGGAAACAGGTGAAGTTCGACTGTCACCAAGGTAAAGATTATTAGGCATGCAACATAATTAGCCCAGGCGATGACTTCTCCTAGGATGACTGAGAACCTACTCAAACATGGCAGCTGCTCATGATTTGTCAcacaataaattatgcaatttcaCATGCCAAAAATGAAGACATTCGTCTGTAGAGAAGTCACCTTCTCTCTATGTGTTCTCTATTCTTGCGTGTCTTTGTTCAATCATCATCAACTACAGCAATCCATCCATCCAATCTCcaatccatccatccatccattcaCTACAACAATCATCATGGGCTTTTGCATGCCGAACAGAACGACATCTCACTTGGGTCTCTGTCTCGCTTTTCCTCTgcatataaataagtaaatagtTGCTACACAACATTGACTtttacgagtgtgtgtgtgtgtgcgtgtgtattgtTGTGCTTAGGTTGATTGTAATGTTGATGAACCTGAATTATCACATGCCGTTTGATGGACTGCAAACACGCACAAAACTTGGCAACTGTCGCCAGACTCTTCGAACTACACTTAACTCTCGAGTGACCTTAAATATTCGCGCAAAATACACTGTGAGAAATATGATtagcaaaaataattcaaaaattaattacgaATTAAAAGAAACTATTAAACAAGTCTTTAAAGAAAAGCTTTAAAATGAGAAGCATATAATTCAAGATAATCTCAAactaataaactaaataatatcATATTATTCTTTTGTAAGACAAAcattctttttcaatttaagattagataataataaaaaaaaatagataataaGAAATCTTCAATCAACTTTTCATTAatcataacaattaaaatttacgaATTCAAGTAATCAATTTAATGGAATTATTGTCATTATTTAGctacttaaatatttcaaataattcaGCTGCATTTCTTGCAGTGTATCTTGCAATTCAGTTTGTTTAGTGGGTGAAGAGGCTGTTTGGGTCTCTGGCGAACTGTCAAGTTGATAATCTCTCGACACTTTGATGAAatgctctctcactctctctgtctctttctcttgctttCGCTCTTGTTTATGCCATGGCATTGATAAATCGTCACAAGTGGCAAACAACAAAGGCACCCgcaccaccaccgccaccgccatcgTCACCGCCGTGGCCACCGCAGTCGCCGCTAGATGTCGCCACATTCCACAGCGCCTCTTATCACTGTAGGCTGTtgtcgaagttgttgttgtcgttgttgttgttgtcttttctgtattttgttCATCAtgtctttgtttatttgtcgCTGTTCAACATGTAAACGACTCTCGGACATTGATTAATTTCGTAGTTAATTTGTCAGCATTAATCAGTATTAACTTAAATGGGCATCAACACGCCTCCCAGTATTTGACTGCATTAGTCCAAAGGTATTAACTGACACTCACTTTGACTTCGACTCATTCCAtattcttagttgtttttttcgtatgtttttcttttaattaatttttgcataaagCTTAGCGTAGTTCTTTAGTAGTTGTAACTGCAAGTTGCTTCAATTAATTGCTTGGGATTTCTTTTTGTAAGCTTTGGATAAAAGCACAATTAACGGAATTGCCTTTCGCTTCATTCCACTGCAAAAGGTGGGAGATATGGTTACTTAGAAGTGAGCAGCGCGTAATGACTCAAAAAGACATCAAACCCTCAGCTTGTGATTCACAAGTAAATCGAGGTGGATTTTCTCATCAAACTAACTTTTTTATTGTGCTCTTccgttctcagttctcagttaaTTACTGTTGAATTGAGATAAACTCCAGATGCTGTATTACATCATTTGAGTGTATATTATGAAGGTGGTTACAATTCCAAATAATCATGATaattacacaatttattttaagtatttaagtaTTACAGTCTTGAAGCTAGATTTATTTAGTAAGTAAAGAACACTTTACTCTTAGAAACTGTTTTGtaagtaataaaattaatacattgtaataattataataaaaataataaagccataaatatttgaccatatttgacaatattttaaaatcaaccattcttcaaatatttccCATTCATCTAATACTACAAGATTTCTctttaaaaaatcaattctAAGTATTTGGTACTTTTAGATCAAGTCCACAATCAACATGACCATTCTGACGATTCCAGTAATTAACtcgtaaaatacaaaatgattaACGCCACAAATGAATGCCAATTATAGAACACGTCTCTAGGTTAACAAACTGAATGGGCAAAGAAAACCACCTgatatttattgtaataattatagtaCGAGTATTCTACGTATTGGGTACTTTTAGACCCGCTTAACAATCAACTTGACCATTCTGACGTTTCCACAATAATGACTCGTAAAATTCGAGAAGATAAGCGCGGCAAATGTTGCTTTAAATAGTTGTCGCAGATATAAACATTCCGTTTTATCAATTAATGTCAATCAAAAAGTACTTTAAAATGATTCAAAGTCGTGTGTAAGACAAGGCTAATTACTGCGATATCGATTGGACGATAAAAAAGAGATTCCTGTAACCCgcaatcaattattatttcaatactGATCCCAAAACAATTTCAGATCATGATccatagttttattttaatacagaTTGCAAATCATTCTGCCAAACCcaaactataaatattgtttgctTTCTACTGAATTTGCGTTTAgtatcattttaattgaattttgatagTATTACACTGAATGTACctgcaacaaacaaattttattatgcttGATAAGAGTGGCGGTACATTCTGAAAACGCTATCGGAAGGTTTTGAGTTTTTTCTCTATTATAAGTCTCAGCGTATATAAAGGTTGTATTCAAGCAAAAGTTTGTCATTCACGAATTTTAAACACAATGGACGCGGTCAAGTTAATAATTGTTGGGTTGTTCTTTTACTTAGGACTGACAGAAGTCAGCTCTATGCAGGATGCACAGGATATGCTCATAACCAAGCAGCAATACCAAAGGATAATGGAATATCGTCCGCTTGCTGTAGAGTTTACCGAACACTTTCGAAACTTTTCACTCACTGATCTGGAATTGGCTAATAACGAAACATCCAGTGAACAGGATCAACAGTGTCAGGAGGATGTGGCTCAATTAATGCAAGGTGTTATCACACTACGCTTATGGGCATTGGAAAGTGAGTGAAAATCATaagtgaaatatttcaaattgtaagTGATTCAATTTATTGTAGTGATTGATTCATGGGGCTCGTATCCGAGTGGATTTTTTTATGGCAATAGCATGGATATGGGCAACTACGATGAGTGTCTCAGTATCGATAAGGAAGTTGCCGAGAATCACATTATTAGGGGAAAATACTGCTTGGCAAGTCTGttgaatatgaaaattgcAGTCTGCTTTCCCTCTAGTTGCTCGGTGGCTCTCATCAACACCTTTCTGAAACAGTTGACTAACAATGCGCTTTTGAGTCCGCAAATATCGAACGAAATCAACTGCAAGACTGCTGAAAGAGAACCTTACGATGGCCTAACAATATTTACAATGTAAGtggatttattttaaatgtatttattgatttataatCGTAATTTGAATTGCAGTGTTTTACTCTCAGTGCTAGCAGCTGCAGTGCTACTCGCCACGCTCTGTGATTATCTTTTCTTTGTGGATCAAAGtacgtatatataatattatataatagaaaaagaaataaaattacaattcaaattgttCTCTTTTTCAGCTAAACTTCCAGGCATAGTCAAAGCTTTCTCAGCACGCGCCAATTCTCGAGTTCTCTTCCGTCTTGTGCAGCCGAATTCGAATCCGAATGTCATTGATTGTCTTCATGGCATGCGCTGCATGTCGCTCATCTGGGTTGTTTTTGCCCATCAATATATTCTCTCACTAATGACTCCGAATGTAAATGGAATCAAAACGATCTCAGTGAGTAATCTGATGTTTACAATATTTGCAGCATTTATTGATCTTTGTTTTACAGTGGTTGACAAGTCCATTTGCCAGCTTTATACTCCACGGTTTCTTCTCAGTTGACACATTCTTTTTGCTCAGCGGTTTGTTGGTTGTTATGATTGCACTACGATCACTGGAGAAGTAAGTTAAATACTATAcgaaacataaaataaactaagaatttgtttttatttctcagAACCAAAGGCAAACTCAATATTCCATTGATGTATCTTCATCGCTATTTGAGATTAACTCCAGTTGTAGCTGTGGCTATTATCGTGCATATGAAACTACTTCCCATTGTGGGTAATGATGGTCCAACAACTGCTCAGGCGGCAGTTGAGAActatgaaaattgtaaaactaACTGGTGGATGACCTTACTGTATGTCCAAAACTATGCCACAAAAAACATGGTaagtttcattattattattatattatacaagaatatcttattcttttttatgctAGTCAATTATATTCCTTcatattaacataaaatgaatttaattaaatccatcaatatattcgtattttatattattcttattttatgttaagttTTGTCTTAATTCTACAATCTTTCAAatgtgaattttaatttgttattattagtttAAGTTATATTGAGCTCTAATTTCCTACAATCtttcaaatttgcatttccaaaataacatttaatttttaattaaatttaatatcatctgcattaaaataaaattttttttatataacatctcattatcatcatcaacataaTAACATCTAATTTCTTTATTGTAGTGCTTAAATCACACCTGGTACTTGGCAGTAGATATGCAACTCTATATTCTATCGCCCATATTTTTACTAACTTTGTATAAATGGGGCAAGAAGGCAGCTGCAGGAATCTTTGTGCTCATGCTTCTTCTCTCTGGCTGCCTCTTTGCCACAATGATGACGGGCAAATACGCCGTAAATGTTGCGTAAGTTTAGTACTTTAAACATATCAtgaaaaacatattaatttggaTATCTTACAGCATTGGAGATCTTGGAGTTGAGGGCCAACGCAAACTCTATTtggccacacacacgcatgcagCTCCTTGGCTGATCGGAGCACTCCTTGGCTATTTCCTGCATGCTAATCGCAACAGATCCTTTAAGCTGCATCGCATCTTCATTTGGCTAGGTTGGATTCTCTGCCTGGCTATGTTATTCACCTCTCTGTTTGCTGTGTATCCAGCGGCAAATGGAAGTGCACCTGCATTGACATTGGGAGAGCAGTCTGCTTATTATACTCTGAGTCGCATCGCATGGCCTTTGGGTCTTAGCTGGGTGGTGTTTGCCTGCATGAAAGGATACGGTGGATTGGCCAACAGCTTCCTTTCTTCCCCACTGTGGCAGCCACTGTCAAAGCTCTCATATACAGCTTACATATTTCACATATTCATTCAGCAAATGAACGGCAGACGTCTGCGAACTAACACTTTCTTCTCCGACTACGATGTGGTAAGt
This is a stretch of genomic DNA from Drosophila albomicans strain 15112-1751.03 chromosome 3, ASM965048v2, whole genome shotgun sequence. It encodes these proteins:
- the LOC117566493 gene encoding nose resistant to fluoxetine protein 6-like; translated protein: MDAVKLIIVGLFFYLGLTEVSSMQDAQDMLITKQQYQRIMEYRPLAVEFTEHFRNFSLTDLELANNETSSEQDQQCQEDVAQLMQGVITLRLWALEMIDSWGSYPSGFFYGNSMDMGNYDECLSIDKEVAENHIIRGKYCLASLLNMKIAVCFPSSCSVALINTFLKQLTNNALLSPQISNEINCKTAEREPYDGLTIFTIVLLSVLAAAVLLATLCDYLFFVDQTKLPGIVKAFSARANSRVLFRLVQPNSNPNVIDCLHGMRCMSLIWVVFAHQYILSLMTPNVNGIKTISWLTSPFASFILHGFFSVDTFFLLSGLLVVMIALRSLEKTKGKLNIPLMYLHRYLRLTPVVAVAIIVHMKLLPIVGNDGPTTAQAAVENYENCKTNWWMTLLYVQNYATKNMCLNHTWYLAVDMQLYILSPIFLLTLYKWGKKAAAGIFVLMLLLSGCLFATMMTGKYAVNVAIGDLGVEGQRKLYLATHTHAAPWLIGALLGYFLHANRNRSFKLHRIFIWLGWILCLAMLFTSLFAVYPAANGSAPALTLGEQSAYYTLSRIAWPLGLSWVVFACMKGYGGLANSFLSSPLWQPLSKLSYTAYIFHIFIQQMNGRRLRTNTFFSDYDVMLSFWSAFGFILLLSYVMYIILEAPFGALEGMLMPQRKPKQNTKQQNENHTEEIHVIEVPRTDDSQELTKSCEEQENVDNSTKT